One genomic region from Pseudoduganella dura encodes:
- a CDS encoding TraB/GumN family protein, which yields MNVPNAVAAAEPIELKPVPRRGALYRVQHDGKTSYLFGTIHVGKQGFFPLEPEVTRALDHASSLVLELDTRASEPFQRALAKYGSYPAGESITRHLSPYALARLQGALAKAGIPLATVEGYRPWLVANILVGGEIEKHGYHRSNGVEGFLLSAAVKQRKPVRELETADYQLSLFASLDDAQQEKYLLENLDDLENGKAVQKSAGLIDAWSTADAARIAALARELTAGDSVTATFMDRTLLRQRNPQMTAHIEAIMRSDDVAFVGIGLLHLVGEDSIPELLRRRGYDVEKMY from the coding sequence ATGAATGTCCCCAACGCGGTGGCAGCCGCGGAGCCGATCGAACTGAAGCCCGTTCCCCGGCGCGGTGCGCTGTACCGTGTGCAGCATGACGGCAAGACCAGCTACCTGTTCGGTACCATCCACGTGGGCAAGCAGGGCTTTTTTCCGCTCGAGCCGGAAGTGACCCGCGCGCTGGATCATGCCAGCTCGCTCGTGCTCGAACTCGATACCCGTGCCTCCGAGCCATTCCAGCGGGCGCTGGCGAAGTACGGCAGTTATCCGGCCGGCGAGTCCATCACGCGTCACCTGTCGCCGTACGCGCTGGCACGGCTGCAGGGAGCGCTGGCAAAGGCGGGCATTCCGCTTGCGACGGTCGAGGGATACCGCCCATGGCTGGTGGCCAATATCCTGGTGGGCGGCGAGATCGAAAAGCACGGTTACCACCGCAGCAATGGCGTCGAGGGTTTCCTGCTGTCTGCCGCGGTAAAGCAGCGAAAGCCCGTGCGCGAGCTGGAAACGGCCGATTACCAGCTCAGCCTGTTTGCTTCGCTGGACGATGCGCAGCAGGAGAAATACTTGCTGGAAAACCTGGACGACCTGGAAAACGGCAAGGCCGTGCAAAAGTCGGCCGGCCTGATCGATGCATGGAGCACCGCCGACGCGGCGCGGATCGCCGCCCTGGCGCGCGAGCTGACCGCGGGCGACTCGGTGACGGCCACCTTCATGGACCGCACGCTGCTGCGCCAGCGCAACCCGCAAATGACGGCGCACATCGAAGCCATCATGCGTAGCGACGACGTGGCCTTCGTGGGCATCGGCCTGCTGCACCTCGTGGGCGAGGACAGCATTCCCGAGCTGCTGCGCCGCCGCGGCTACGATGTCGAGAAAATGTACTGA
- a CDS encoding hybrid sensor histidine kinase/response regulator, translated as MQPPSLAYPRLPTIRFRLALLVLSCVLPAAIVSAFLIYDHYRVERASLLGEAMATARSMVSVVDRDFDTVVTALTALSVSDDIDEADIAEFRRQAGNVHAILPITEIVLYEAQSGRQLMNTARREQAQQAAAPGNAGLLHEVLRTTQPVVTGLTPGRAGQTITVGVPVVRDGAVRYMLAAQVLPASLGAILRDQQVPATWRAAILDGDLRIVARNVDIERYLGTLPSADVVERMRRQIEDTFEGATVDGNRVVMLYSRSIKSGWSVTLGVPHANLTAGLMRTLESLIIATVVILALGLGMAWLVGGRIAHSVQALIEPATALGTGQVARPALVDFSEAQQVADSLVRVAAALDDARRRADNELRERRAAQEALQLADRRKDEFLATLAHELRNPMAPLVNALEIMRLGGPGKPPPPNVLDIIERQLKQMVRLVDDLLDVSRITTGKLSIREEAMLLQDVVTHSLETASPLVAQRRHALSVHVPEAPVVLHGDATRLAQVLSNLLNNAAKYTPNGGRIALQAVCLHGPDRVRIEISDNGIGIAADVLPHVFDIFFQADRSLGRAQAGLGIGLSLARRLVELHGGTLTASSAGKDLGSTFALELPLADADAVPAPEHDAGAAPLPPLRVLVADDNIDHANTLRTLLIAAGQTVNVCYDGLSALHCAESFDPHIAFLDIGMPRMDGYELARRLRAEPRHRDCLLVAVTGWGQDKDQQRSRAAGFDRHIVKPLPPFQLRALLQDRASRGTMYDSV; from the coding sequence GTGCAGCCACCATCCCTCGCCTATCCGCGCCTGCCAACCATCCGTTTCAGGCTTGCGCTGCTGGTGCTCAGTTGCGTGCTGCCCGCCGCGATTGTCTCGGCATTCCTGATCTACGATCACTACCGTGTCGAACGCGCCAGCCTGCTGGGCGAGGCGATGGCGACCGCGCGCTCGATGGTTTCCGTGGTCGACCGCGATTTCGATACCGTCGTCACGGCGCTGACGGCGCTGTCGGTGTCCGACGATATCGACGAGGCCGACATCGCAGAATTCCGCCGGCAGGCCGGCAATGTGCATGCGATCCTGCCGATCACCGAAATCGTGCTGTACGAGGCGCAAAGCGGGCGCCAGCTGATGAACACGGCCCGGCGGGAGCAGGCGCAACAGGCGGCCGCCCCCGGCAACGCCGGCTTGCTGCACGAAGTGCTGCGCACCACCCAGCCGGTCGTCACCGGCCTGACACCAGGCCGCGCCGGGCAGACGATCACGGTCGGCGTGCCGGTCGTGCGCGACGGCGCGGTGCGCTACATGCTGGCGGCGCAGGTGCTGCCGGCCTCGCTGGGCGCGATCCTGCGCGACCAGCAGGTGCCCGCCACGTGGCGCGCGGCGATCCTGGATGGCGACCTGCGCATCGTCGCGCGCAATGTCGACATCGAGCGCTACCTCGGCACCCTGCCCTCGGCCGACGTGGTCGAGCGCATGCGCCGCCAGATCGAGGACACGTTCGAGGGCGCCACCGTCGACGGCAATCGCGTCGTGATGCTGTACAGCCGCTCCATCAAGTCCGGCTGGAGCGTCACGCTGGGCGTGCCGCACGCGAACCTGACCGCCGGCCTGATGCGAACGCTCGAATCGCTGATCATCGCCACCGTCGTGATCCTGGCGCTGGGGCTGGGCATGGCCTGGCTCGTGGGCGGACGCATCGCCCACTCGGTGCAGGCACTGATCGAGCCGGCGACCGCGCTGGGCACCGGGCAGGTCGCCAGGCCCGCGCTGGTCGATTTTTCCGAGGCCCAGCAGGTGGCCGATTCGCTGGTGCGCGTTGCCGCCGCGCTGGACGATGCGCGTCGTCGCGCCGACAACGAACTGCGCGAACGCCGCGCGGCCCAGGAAGCGCTGCAACTGGCGGACCGCCGCAAGGACGAGTTCCTGGCCACGCTGGCGCACGAATTGCGCAATCCGATGGCGCCGCTCGTCAACGCGCTCGAGATCATGCGCCTCGGCGGGCCCGGCAAGCCGCCGCCGCCGAACGTGCTCGACATTATCGAACGCCAGCTGAAACAGATGGTGCGCCTGGTCGACGACCTGCTCGACGTTTCGCGCATCACCACGGGCAAGCTGAGCATCCGCGAAGAGGCGATGCTGCTGCAGGACGTCGTCACGCATTCGCTGGAAACGGCCAGCCCGCTGGTGGCGCAGCGCCGCCATGCGCTGTCGGTGCACGTGCCGGAGGCACCCGTGGTGCTGCACGGCGATGCGACCCGCCTCGCGCAAGTGCTGTCGAACCTGCTCAACAACGCCGCCAAGTACACGCCGAACGGCGGCCGCATCGCGCTGCAGGCAGTGTGCCTGCATGGGCCGGACCGCGTGCGCATCGAAATCAGCGACAACGGCATCGGCATCGCCGCCGACGTACTGCCGCACGTGTTCGACATCTTTTTCCAGGCCGACCGTTCGCTGGGCCGCGCCCAGGCGGGCCTGGGCATCGGGCTGTCGCTGGCGCGACGGCTCGTCGAGTTGCATGGCGGCACGCTGACGGCATCGAGCGCCGGGAAGGACTTGGGCAGCACGTTCGCACTGGAGCTGCCGCTGGCCGATGCCGATGCCGTCCCCGCGCCGGAGCACGATGCCGGCGCTGCGCCGCTGCCGCCCCTGCGCGTGCTGGTCGCCGATGACAATATCGACCATGCCAATACGTTGCGCACACTGCTGATCGCCGCCGGACAAACGGTCAATGTGTGCTACGACGGGCTGTCAGCGCTGCATTGCGCCGAAAGCTTCGATCCCCACATCGCCTTCCTCGACATCGGCATGCCGCGCATGGATGGCTATGAGCTGGCGCGGCGGCTGCGCGCCGAGCCGCGGCACCGCGACTGCCTTCTGGTGGCCGTCACTGGCTGGGGCCAGGACAAGGACCAGCAACGCTCGCGAGCGGCCGGTTTCGACCGGCACATCGTCAAACCCCTGCCGCCGTTCCAGCTGCGCGCCCTCCTGCAGGATCGCGCCAGCCGTGGGACAATGTACGACTCCGTTTGA
- a CDS encoding LLM class flavin-dependent oxidoreductase has translation MIPLSILDLSPIAEGSDAGESLRNTLALAQHGERWGFNRYWLAEHHGMPGIASAATAVVIAHVAGGTKTIRVGAGGVMLPNHSPLVIAEQFGTLEALFPGRIDLGLGRAPGSDQTTARALRRNLGSDADEFPQDVLELQDYMSDSPRQRVLAVPGLGAKVPLWILGSSLFGAQLAAHLGLPYAFASHFAPQMMMQAVAFYRDNFKPSPQLAKPYVMLGYNVFAADTDEEAQFLATSMQQAFVNLRTGRPSKLPPPQADYRATLGPQENAMLDSVLSCTATGSRATVAAQLNAFIASTRPDELMVTSQIHDHQARLRSYEILGEILAAG, from the coding sequence ATGATTCCACTGTCGATACTCGATCTTTCCCCCATCGCCGAAGGCAGCGACGCCGGCGAATCGCTGCGCAACACGCTGGCGCTGGCGCAGCACGGCGAACGCTGGGGCTTCAACCGCTACTGGCTGGCCGAACACCATGGCATGCCGGGCATCGCCAGCGCCGCCACGGCCGTCGTCATCGCCCACGTGGCCGGCGGCACGAAGACCATTCGCGTCGGCGCCGGCGGCGTGATGCTGCCGAACCACTCGCCGCTCGTCATCGCCGAGCAGTTCGGCACGCTCGAAGCGCTGTTTCCCGGCCGCATCGACCTGGGCCTGGGCCGCGCGCCCGGCTCGGACCAGACCACGGCGCGCGCGCTGCGCCGCAACCTCGGCTCCGATGCGGACGAATTCCCGCAGGACGTGCTGGAACTGCAGGATTACATGAGCGACTCGCCGCGCCAGCGCGTGCTGGCCGTGCCGGGCCTGGGCGCCAAGGTGCCGCTGTGGATCCTCGGTTCGAGCCTGTTCGGCGCCCAGCTCGCCGCGCACCTGGGCCTGCCTTACGCGTTCGCCTCGCACTTCGCGCCGCAGATGATGATGCAGGCGGTGGCGTTTTATCGCGACAACTTCAAGCCGTCGCCGCAGCTGGCCAAGCCCTACGTCATGCTGGGCTACAACGTGTTCGCCGCCGACACGGATGAAGAGGCGCAGTTCCTCGCCACGTCGATGCAGCAGGCCTTCGTCAACCTGCGCACCGGCCGGCCGTCGAAACTGCCGCCGCCGCAGGCGGACTACCGCGCCACCCTCGGCCCGCAGGAAAACGCCATGCTGGACTCGGTGCTGTCGTGCACCGCCACCGGCTCCCGCGCCACCGTGGCCGCCCAGCTGAACGCCTTCATCGCCAGCACCCGGCCCGACGAACTGATGGTCACCTCGCAAATCCACGACCACCAGGCCCGGCTGCGCTCGTACGAAATCCTCGGCGAGATCCTCGCGGCCGGCTAG
- a CDS encoding MFS transporter, giving the protein MVWLMATATGLIVANLYYAQPLVGPISRATGLDPGAAGLIVTLTQMGYCLGMLFIVPLGDLVENRKLIVMALAGTACALAVAAFSTSAALFLVAMFCIGLGSVAAQIIVPFAAHLAREETRGQTVGTVVSGLLLGIMLARPVSSLVTDASNWHVIFVLSAVLTAGLALVLHRRLPQREPDHESTYPALLASLWHLLKTTPILRRRAAYQFCMFGAFSLFWTTVPLILASPAFGLSQTGIALFALAGVAGALASPIAGRRADQGKSRSTTAMALIAGVLSFAAPLLVHGGRTFELALLVAASIVLDSAVSASLVTGQRAIYALGADIRSRLNGLYMAIFFLGGAIGSSAGGWMYAHHGWQGVLATGLMFPAAGLLVFATERR; this is encoded by the coding sequence ATGGTGTGGCTGATGGCAACGGCGACGGGCCTCATCGTCGCGAACCTGTATTACGCGCAGCCGCTGGTGGGGCCGATCAGCCGGGCGACGGGGCTCGATCCGGGCGCGGCAGGCCTGATCGTCACGCTCACGCAGATGGGCTATTGCCTGGGCATGCTGTTCATCGTGCCGCTGGGCGACCTGGTCGAAAACCGCAAGCTGATCGTCATGGCGCTGGCCGGTACCGCCTGCGCGCTGGCCGTGGCCGCGTTCAGCACCAGCGCGGCGCTGTTCCTGGTGGCGATGTTCTGCATCGGCCTCGGCTCGGTGGCCGCGCAGATCATCGTGCCGTTCGCAGCGCACCTGGCCAGGGAAGAAACCCGCGGCCAGACGGTGGGCACCGTCGTCAGCGGCCTGCTGCTGGGGATCATGCTGGCGCGGCCCGTGTCCAGCCTCGTCACCGATGCCTCCAACTGGCACGTGATCTTCGTGCTCTCCGCGGTGCTGACCGCCGGCCTGGCGCTGGTGCTGCACCGCCGCCTGCCGCAACGCGAACCGGACCATGAAAGCACCTACCCTGCGCTGCTCGCATCGCTGTGGCACCTGCTGAAGACCACGCCGATCCTGCGCCGCCGTGCCGCCTACCAGTTCTGCATGTTCGGCGCCTTCAGCCTGTTCTGGACCACCGTGCCGCTGATCCTCGCCAGCCCCGCGTTCGGCCTGTCGCAGACCGGCATCGCGCTCTTCGCGCTGGCCGGCGTGGCCGGCGCCCTCGCGTCGCCGATCGCCGGCCGCCGTGCCGACCAGGGCAAGTCCCGCTCGACGACGGCAATGGCCCTGATCGCCGGCGTGCTGTCGTTCGCCGCGCCGCTGCTGGTACACGGCGGCCGCACGTTCGAACTGGCCTTGCTGGTGGCGGCGTCGATCGTGCTGGACAGCGCCGTCTCCGCCAGCCTGGTCACCGGCCAGCGGGCGATCTACGCGCTCGGCGCCGACATCCGCTCGCGCTTGAACGGCCTGTACATGGCGATCTTCTTCCTGGGCGGCGCGATCGGCTCGTCGGCCGGCGGCTGGATGTATGCCCACCATGGCTGGCAGGGCGTGCTGGCGACGGGACTGATGTTCCCCGCCGCCGGCCTGCTGGTGTTCGCCACCGAGCGCAGGTAA
- a CDS encoding acyltransferase family protein, with translation MPSQRLLSLDAFRGFTIAAMLLVNNPGDWGNLYSQLAHADWHGWTFTDWIFPFFLFIGGVSMTLSLGRQADAGADRPALLARLWRRAALIFAIGLFLNLFPAFDFATVRIPGVLQRIALCTALAAPIVVYFGWRAQLGWIAALLALYSGVMLLLPVPGADGAIAAGVLEKGGDAASWIDRMLMPGHLWAPAKTWDPEGLFTTVPALCSQLFGVLAGRWLAAHVDDAGRTVWMLLAGLAFVLAGAMLDVVLMPVNKSLWTTSFCVMTTGWALLVFGAFYWLLDAAPSTALRARAAALARPLVIFGMNALFLYALSGLAANAIGHFGWSAALYAPIAALPVSPKAASLLHAVAFVLAMFAVAWGMWRRRWFIKV, from the coding sequence ATGCCTTCGCAACGCTTGCTTTCCCTCGACGCCTTCCGCGGCTTCACGATCGCCGCGATGCTGCTGGTGAACAATCCCGGCGATTGGGGCAACCTGTATTCCCAGCTGGCGCATGCCGACTGGCACGGCTGGACCTTCACCGACTGGATCTTTCCCTTCTTCCTGTTCATCGGCGGCGTGTCGATGACGCTGTCGCTGGGGCGCCAGGCCGATGCCGGCGCCGACCGGCCCGCGCTGCTCGCAAGGCTGTGGCGGCGGGCGGCGCTGATCTTCGCGATCGGCCTGTTCCTCAACCTGTTTCCCGCGTTCGATTTCGCCACCGTGCGCATTCCCGGCGTGCTGCAGCGGATCGCGCTGTGCACCGCGCTGGCGGCGCCGATCGTCGTTTACTTCGGCTGGCGCGCGCAGCTCGGGTGGATCGCCGCGCTGCTGGCGCTTTACAGCGGCGTGATGCTGCTGTTGCCGGTGCCGGGCGCCGACGGCGCCATCGCCGCGGGCGTGCTGGAGAAGGGCGGTGACGCGGCATCGTGGATCGACCGCATGCTGATGCCCGGGCACTTGTGGGCGCCGGCGAAGACATGGGACCCGGAAGGACTGTTTACGACCGTTCCCGCGCTGTGCAGCCAGCTTTTCGGCGTGCTCGCCGGCAGGTGGCTGGCCGCGCATGTCGATGACGCCGGGCGCACCGTCTGGATGCTGCTGGCCGGGCTGGCGTTCGTGCTGGCCGGCGCGATGCTGGACGTGGTGCTCATGCCGGTCAACAAAAGCCTGTGGACCACGTCGTTCTGCGTGATGACCACGGGCTGGGCGCTGCTGGTGTTCGGGGCCTTCTACTGGCTGCTGGATGCGGCGCCGTCCACCGCGCTGCGGGCGCGCGCCGCGGCGCTGGCGCGACCGCTCGTCATCTTCGGCATGAATGCGCTGTTTCTGTATGCGCTGTCCGGCCTGGCGGCGAACGCGATCGGCCACTTCGGCTGGAGCGCGGCGCTGTATGCGCCGATCGCGGCGCTGCCGGTGTCGCCGAAGGCCGCTTCGCTGCTCCATGCGGTGGCGTTCGTGCTGGCCATGTTCGCCGTCGCCTGGGGGATGTGGCGACGGCGCTGGTTCATCAAGGTATGA
- a CDS encoding oxidoreductase, producing the protein MRNQRHDGALAEHFRRRGAQHAAGGDAGRRKRGARRAIGTAAFDGIEIHGANGYLLDQFLTAHTNLRTDGWGGTTHQRLKLLVAVCDAVRAAVGDDMPVGMRISQGKVNDFTHKWGGGEADAEAVFGTLADAGLDFIHVTEFEAWQPAFPGGADSLATLARRYAPGTTLIANGNLHDPARAAQVLDGGAHIVALGRGALANPDFPRKLAEGTGRAAFDNTILGPIADIKARELA; encoded by the coding sequence TTGCGGAATCAGCGGCATGATGGCGCTCTGGCCGAACACTTCCGGCGCCGTGGCGCGCAGCACGCCGCTGGCGGTGACGCTGGCCGGCGCAAGCGCGGCGCGCGCCGCGCGATCGGCACGGCCGCATTCGACGGGATCGAGATCCATGGCGCCAACGGCTACCTGCTCGACCAGTTCCTGACCGCGCACACCAACCTGCGCACCGATGGCTGGGGCGGCACTACCCACCAGCGCCTGAAACTGCTCGTGGCCGTGTGCGACGCGGTGCGCGCGGCGGTGGGTGACGATATGCCGGTGGGCATGCGCATCTCGCAGGGCAAGGTCAACGACTTCACGCACAAGTGGGGCGGCGGCGAGGCGGATGCGGAAGCGGTGTTCGGCACGCTGGCGGATGCGGGCCTGGACTTCATCCACGTGACCGAGTTCGAAGCGTGGCAGCCGGCGTTCCCGGGCGGCGCCGACAGCCTGGCGACACTGGCACGCCGGTATGCGCCGGGCACCACCCTGATCGCCAACGGCAATCTGCACGACCCGGCGCGCGCCGCGCAGGTACTGGACGGCGGCGCGCACATCGTGGCCCTTGGCCGCGGCGCGCTGGCCAACCCGGACTTCCCCCGCAAGCTGGCCGAAGGCACCGGCCGGGCCGCGTTCGACAACACGATCCTCGGCCCGATCGCCGACATCAAGGCGCGCGAGCTGGCGTGA
- a CDS encoding substrate binding domain-containing protein → MPLIPQLLADHPALRVDLRLTDRIVDLVGEGLDVALRIAPLRDSALVARRIAGNPRILCASPRYLKRHGTPRTVQELASHQCLVLQGLNGWTFNDGARTVQVDGAFASTSVGAIRAAAEQGLGIARLTWWDVRQPLAERKLVSIALRDGDPGEQDVWALLPTRRYTPLRVRIFLDALTAALAAA, encoded by the coding sequence ATGCCGCTGATTCCGCAATTGCTGGCCGACCACCCGGCGCTGCGCGTGGACCTGCGCCTGACGGACCGAATCGTCGACCTGGTCGGCGAAGGCCTCGATGTGGCGCTGCGCATCGCCCCGCTGCGCGACTCGGCGCTGGTGGCGCGGCGCATCGCGGGCAACCCCCGCATCCTGTGCGCATCGCCCCGCTACCTGAAGCGGCACGGCACGCCGCGCACCGTGCAGGAACTGGCATCGCACCAATGCCTGGTCCTGCAGGGCCTGAACGGGTGGACGTTCAACGACGGCGCACGCACCGTGCAGGTCGACGGCGCGTTCGCCAGCACCAGCGTGGGCGCGATCCGCGCCGCCGCCGAGCAGGGCCTCGGCATCGCCCGCCTCACCTGGTGGGACGTGCGCCAGCCGCTGGCCGAGCGCAAGCTGGTATCGATCGCGCTGCGGGATGGCGATCCCGGCGAGCAGGATGTGTGGGCACTGCTGCCCACGCGCCGCTACACGCCGCTGCGCGTGCGCATCTTCCTCGACGCGCTCACGGCGGCGCTGGCGGCCGCGTGA
- the gluQRS gene encoding tRNA glutamyl-Q(34) synthetase GluQRS, producing the protein MTSYIGRFAPSPTGPLHLGSLVAAMASYLDAKVHEGRWLVRIEDVDRDRNVPGADEHILASLRRCGMAWDGEVTWQTRRGDLYEAALLQLAPHVYPCGCSRREIADSQTRLQTRLALPPNATLVYPGTCRAGLAPGKAPRALRLRTPLPTCVIGFEDRWHGHVEQDIATEVGDYVIRRADGFWAYQLAVVVDDAAQGITDIVRGADLLDSTPRQLYLQELLGAPHPRYLHVPVVVNADGEKLSKQTGAAAFDNGAPPAQLLAGSLLPAARFLGMEIQAGTIPAFWRAAVPAWENLLRDRGGL; encoded by the coding sequence ATGACTTCGTACATCGGCCGCTTCGCCCCCTCTCCCACCGGTCCCCTGCACCTCGGCTCGCTCGTGGCGGCGATGGCCAGCTACCTCGACGCGAAGGTGCACGAAGGCCGGTGGCTGGTGCGCATCGAGGATGTCGACCGCGACCGAAACGTGCCCGGCGCCGATGAGCACATTCTCGCGTCGCTGCGGCGCTGCGGCATGGCGTGGGATGGCGAGGTCACGTGGCAAACGCGCCGCGGGGACCTGTACGAAGCGGCACTGCTTCAACTGGCGCCGCACGTCTACCCGTGCGGCTGCTCGCGCCGGGAAATCGCCGATTCACAGACCCGCCTGCAAACGCGGCTGGCCCTGCCACCCAACGCCACCCTCGTCTATCCGGGCACGTGCCGCGCCGGCCTGGCGCCGGGCAAGGCGCCGCGCGCACTGCGGCTGCGCACGCCGCTGCCCACCTGCGTGATCGGCTTCGAAGACCGCTGGCACGGCCATGTCGAGCAGGACATCGCGACCGAAGTCGGCGATTACGTGATCCGCCGCGCGGACGGCTTCTGGGCCTACCAGCTCGCCGTGGTCGTCGACGACGCCGCGCAAGGCATCACCGACATCGTGCGCGGCGCCGACCTGCTCGACTCCACGCCCCGCCAGCTCTACCTGCAGGAGCTGCTGGGCGCGCCGCACCCGCGCTACCTGCACGTGCCCGTGGTGGTCAATGCCGATGGCGAAAAACTGTCGAAGCAGACCGGCGCGGCGGCGTTCGACAACGGCGCGCCGCCGGCGCAATTGCTGGCGGGCAGCCTACTGCCCGCGGCCCGCTTTCTCGGCATGGAAATCCAGGCCGGCACCATCCCCGCGTTCTGGCGCGCCGCCGTGCCGGCGTGGGAAAACCTGCTGCGCGACCGCGGCGGCCTGTAA
- a CDS encoding OBAP family protein, translating to MKPLSILLCALAAPALAQQSVPPSVGPAGAPKSTKTQVLEAGAKVLQSAAPMRGFDIYLVGFHPMKDAPELQMEAHHWCHQRNEDFAQCILFDGNTAAANMNGVEYIISEKAYQLLPVAERKFWHPHNGEILSGQLVAPGLPDAAEKALMKTKMNSYGKTWHTWNTGHEGHTGEALPLGEAQLAWSFSRDGEAMPAMVQKRDRKLGIDSAAKRRDRADLRALARPQPGVDALKGKFARPTTPIPGVVDALPRPAVNSAEQ from the coding sequence ATGAAACCACTTTCCATTCTCCTGTGCGCGCTGGCCGCACCCGCCCTTGCCCAGCAATCCGTGCCGCCGTCCGTCGGTCCGGCCGGCGCGCCGAAAAGCACCAAAACCCAGGTACTGGAAGCCGGCGCCAAGGTATTGCAGAGCGCGGCGCCGATGCGCGGCTTCGACATTTACCTCGTCGGCTTCCACCCGATGAAGGACGCGCCCGAGCTGCAGATGGAGGCCCACCACTGGTGCCACCAGCGCAACGAGGATTTCGCGCAGTGCATCCTGTTCGACGGCAACACGGCCGCGGCCAACATGAACGGCGTCGAGTACATCATTTCCGAGAAGGCCTACCAGCTGCTGCCGGTAGCCGAGCGCAAATTCTGGCACCCGCACAACGGCGAGATCCTCAGCGGCCAGCTGGTGGCGCCGGGCCTGCCGGATGCGGCCGAGAAAGCGCTGATGAAGACCAAGATGAACAGCTACGGCAAGACCTGGCATACCTGGAACACGGGCCACGAAGGCCATACCGGCGAAGCGCTGCCGCTGGGCGAGGCGCAACTGGCATGGTCGTTCAGCCGCGACGGCGAAGCAATGCCGGCAATGGTGCAGAAGCGCGACCGCAAGCTCGGCATCGACAGCGCGGCGAAACGGCGCGACCGCGCCGACCTTCGGGCATTGGCCAGGCCGCAACCGGGCGTGGATGCGCTGAAGGGCAAGTTCGCCCGGCCAACGACGCCGATTCCAGGTGTCGTCGACGCGTTGCCCAGGCCTGCGGTGAACTCAGCGGAACAATAG
- a CDS encoding DUF4124 domain-containing protein encodes MRRAILPAALSLALLAGSGALANDQIYKCIDPNGATLLSDKPCAVIESVPADTAPAEGVTVSGDVAAQPAVEQGRGQVAKEYYKLPTAEVDQGNGTGNRSPAPRRRSTWPR; translated from the coding sequence ATGCGCCGTGCCATTCTTCCCGCTGCCCTCAGCCTGGCCTTGCTGGCCGGCTCGGGCGCGCTCGCCAACGACCAGATCTACAAATGCATCGATCCGAACGGCGCCACGCTGTTATCCGACAAGCCATGCGCCGTGATCGAATCCGTGCCGGCCGACACGGCGCCGGCCGAAGGCGTAACGGTTTCCGGCGACGTTGCCGCGCAGCCCGCCGTCGAGCAGGGGCGCGGGCAAGTCGCCAAGGAATACTACAAGCTGCCGACGGCTGAAGTCGACCAGGGCAATGGAACAGGAAACCGCTCGCCAGCACCCCGCCGAAGGTCGACGTGGCCACGCTGA
- a CDS encoding PEPxxWA-CTERM sorting domain-containing protein — translation MKMKQAYMVLALAFAAGGAAAATTDFSSGTQGWQGTQPADGNGYSAIDTSLGNDAPAYRTVINNFGITFANSTNAEFVRDYTATSAVTFGIDVLTQQVSYFGQDVTRDLVLELRDYDNAGNGLPYTSVWYTIGTLDASVGGWQHFSVTIGDTSAGGLPSGWGGYGAEDAVGNPFLPADRTFASVLAGVDEIAFTTYKPGFAYGFTDFDVAVDNISVSAVPEPGTYAMLLAGLGLVGAAARRRRG, via the coding sequence ATGAAGATGAAGCAGGCTTACATGGTGTTGGCATTGGCGTTTGCTGCGGGCGGTGCCGCCGCGGCCACGACGGACTTTTCTTCCGGCACACAAGGCTGGCAGGGAACCCAGCCGGCGGACGGCAATGGCTATTCGGCCATCGACACGTCGCTGGGCAATGACGCACCGGCCTACCGCACGGTCATCAACAACTTCGGTATCACGTTCGCCAACAGCACGAACGCCGAATTCGTGCGCGACTATACGGCGACCTCGGCAGTAACATTCGGCATCGACGTGCTGACGCAGCAGGTCAGCTACTTCGGCCAGGACGTCACGCGCGACCTGGTGCTCGAGCTGCGCGACTATGACAACGCCGGCAACGGGCTGCCTTACACCAGCGTGTGGTACACGATCGGCACGCTGGACGCCTCGGTGGGTGGCTGGCAGCACTTCTCCGTGACCATCGGCGACACGTCGGCCGGCGGCCTGCCGTCGGGCTGGGGCGGCTACGGCGCCGAGGATGCGGTCGGCAATCCGTTCCTGCCGGCGGACCGCACGTTCGCCAGCGTGCTGGCCGGCGTCGATGAAATCGCCTTCACCACTTACAAGCCGGGCTTTGCGTATGGCTTCACCGACTTCGACGTTGCCGTCGACAACATCAGCGTCAGCGCCGTGCCGGAACCGGGCACGTACGCGATGCTGCTGGCCGGCCTGGGCCTGGTGGGCGCCGCCGCCCGCCGCCGCCGTGGCTGA